In the genome of Pseudoliparis swirei isolate HS2019 ecotype Mariana Trench chromosome 3, NWPU_hadal_v1, whole genome shotgun sequence, one region contains:
- the exoc3l2a gene encoding tumor necrosis factor alpha-induced protein 2 isoform X3, whose translation MPILKKLPGRSKSCNDFPRVNGELILPRLDLNDLNDLKDLKDMNRNLNPFEDVDLYEGERHSGDVGLIMGGNLELRSCRDGEEEENEVNAEKHGAGNPKGKPLRGTLERICGVSPLKTLGKLGKGLRISGRSVWGNNSPHYTPGNSNSLPPEREKRKGLRRSSEGIMTLLRITGRRKEERRESLPCGNLSTDSEAEASRRPSFLRMVSMGKLKRESMSDKASQEAEEETEEEEPAVKTREPLSVLEILQLVNHRDLLLADTHIQELERECELLSILPTAAASTLTPTLSPSTPTGMTPFSSSPFDDALSTNASLDSGRRKVKDVELLYEALQREMWDVVRESLRQPSAGPNLGLVVLVIQQEEHADAAWALREETKPEREPPRIQPSQRPRRLKIKWRQAVMEAADWSLPQQADTQAGQLASYLERLRSRMVDDLDAARRNAVSIYPEEFAAFHVYVDSYHRAVAKRLRTMTRGPLQITDVYSLLDWFYNIYNRDVLGTIGTTAPINYASLEPILPQDTVERLEQDCITIVREKVTIDLIQVLDEEERRWAQTMHIEEYQSHLARSVIQRLKVDLDRSTSVNQCLGARVARCSLFGLADFLYNFQRKAEIFHDTQAEFGDRGDGYVARTIALVNCCPPLRSLVERCRQCDSQGSEETAQRANSSLDRIINQSVRVLTDRLFEHIRPFFDKLVRRKWLNNTEAFEAIEASIKQHFKKFRRMDSPPYQTLVGEVHRRVLVEYVRAIMRGRVICTSSKMRKRIAFRLQDEAKQLKGLFKDLDSSSSWLDSIVCHLADIILLEDTPSIQMEVAVLVKEFPDIRKKHVSTLLNIRGMMRQAERQEILNIVKDFECRSALVCRDRALFSDIPITSEVHCISLGLLRFAMTISNWFSEHRPRRSHGASGGGATSQPAECQNMEDVNKHHKED comes from the exons ATGCCCATTCTGAAGAAGCTCCCGGGAAGGTCCAAGAGCTGCAATGACTTCCCCAGAGTGAACGGTGAACTGATCCTGCCCCGGCTGGACTTGAATGATCTCAATGATCTGAAGGATCTGAAGGACATGAACAGGAACTTAAACCCCTTTGAGGACGTGGACCTGTACGAGGGCGAGAGGCACAGCGGCGACGTGGGTCTCATCATGGGGGGCAACCTCGAGCTCAGGTCCTGCCGCgacggagaagaggaggagaacgaggTGAACGCAGAGAAGCACGGGGCCGGGAACCCCAAAGGGAAACCCCTCAGGGGGACCCTGGAGCGCATCTGTGGAGTGTCGCCCCTCAAAACCCTTGGAAAGCTGGGCAAGGGGCTGCGCATATCGGGACGCAGCGTATGGGGGAACAACTCTCCCCACTACACCCCTGGAAACTCAAACAGTCTCCCaccagagagggagaaaaggaaaGGACTACGCAGGAGCTCCGAAGGAATTATGACCCTGCTCCG GATTACAGGTCGACGCAAGGAGGAACGCAGAGAAAGCCTGCCCTGCGGGAACCTGAGCACAGACAGTGAGGCGGAGGCCTCCAGACGGCCCTCCTTCCTCAGGATGGTCAGTATGGGCAAGCTGAAGAGGGAGTCCATGTCAGACAAGGCGTCCCAGGAGGCcgaggaggaaacagaggaggaggagccggcggTCAAAACCAGAGAGCCTCTCTCAG TGCTGGAGATCCTTCAGTTGGTCAATCACAGAGACCTTCTCCTGgccgacacacacattcaggagCTGGAACGAGAATGTGAGCTGCTTTCCATCCTTCCGACCGCAGCCGCTTCAACCCTTACTCCTACCCTTAGTCCCAGCACGCCTACCGGTATGACCCCCTTTTCATCCTCACCCTTCGATGACGCCCTCAGCACCAATGCATCATTGGACTCAGGCCGGCGGAAGGTTAAGGACGTGGAGCTCCTGTACGAGGCCCTGCAGAGGGAGATGTGGGACGTAGTGCGGGAGTCCCTCCGCCAGCCTAGCGCTGGGCCCAACCTCgggctggtggtgctggtgatCCAGCAGGAGGAGCATGCCGATGCAGCCTGGGCCTTGAGAGAGGAGACCAAACCAGAGAGGGAGCCCCCCCGGATCCAGCCCAGCCAGCGTCCCCGGCGACTCAAGATAAAGTGGAGGCAGGCTGTGATGGAGGCGGCGGACTGGAGCCTACCGCAACAGGCCGACACCCAGGCGGGCCAGCTGGCCTCGTACCTGGAGCGCCTGAGGAGTCGGATGGTGGACGACCTGGATGCAGCGAGGAGGAATGCCGTGTCCATTTACCCCGAGGAGTTTGCTGCCTTCCATGTGTACGTGGACAGTTACCATCGAGCCGTTGCCAAGCGTCTAAGGACCATGACCAGGGGGCCGCTGCAGATCACAGACGTCTACTCTTTACTGGACTGGTtctacaacatctacaacaG GGATGTCCTCGGAACCATCGGCACAACCGCACCCATCAACTACGCTTCACTGGAGCCCATTCTGCCCCAAGACACAGTGGAGCGTCTGGAACAAGACTGCATCACTATCGTCAGG GAGAAGGTGACCATAGATCTGATTCAGGTtctggatgaagaggagaggcgaTGGGCCCAGACCATGCACATAGAGGAGTATCAGTCCCACCTAGCACGCTCAGTCATCCAG AGGTTGAAGGTGGACCTGGACAGATCTACATCTGTCAACCAGTGTCTAGGGGCAAGAGTGGCTCGCTGCAGTCTCTTTGGACTGGCTGACTTTCTCTACAA TTTCCAGAGGAAGGCGGAGATATTTCATGATACTCAGGCAGAATTTGGAGACAGAGGGGACGGATATGTCGCCAGGACCATAGCTCTAGTAAACTGCTGCCCTCCTCTCAG ATCCCTAGTGGAGCGCTGCCGGCAGTGTGACTCACAGGGCAGTGAGGAGACGGCGCAGAGAGCCAACTCCTCCCTAGACAGGATCATCAACCAGTCAGTGAGGGTGTTGACTGACAGACTGTTTGAACACATCAGG CCTTTCTTTGACAAACTGGTAAGGAGAAAATGGCTGAACAACACAGAGGCCTTTGAGGCCATTGAAGCCAGCATTAAACAACACTTCAAGAAGTTCAGAAGGATGGACTCCCCACCTTATCAG ACCCTCGTGGGAGAGGTGCATCGGCGGGTCTTGGTGGAGTACGTCCGAGCCATCATGAGGGGACGAGTCATTTGCACATCCTCCAAGATGAGAAAGAGGATTGCTTTCCGCCTGCAAGATGAGGCCAAACAGCTGAAAGGACTCTTTAAGGACCTG GACTCAAGTTCCTCCTGGTTAGACAGCATCGTCTGCCACCTAGCTGACATCATTCTCCTGGAGGACACTCCGTCCATCCAGATGGAGGTTGCCGTCCTGGTGAAAGAGTTTCCAGATATACG GAAGAAGCACGTCTCCACCCTACTGAATATAAGAGGGATGATGCGGCAGGCTGAGCGCCAGGAGATCCTCAACATCGTCAAAGACTTTGAGTGCCGCAGCGCCCTGGTGTGCCGGGATCGCGCCCTCTTCTCTGACATCCCCATCACCTCGGAGGTGCACTGCATAAGCTTGGGCCTCCTCCGCTTCGCCATGACCATCTCCAACTGGTTCTCAGAGCACCGTCCCAGGCGTAGCCACGGGGCGAGTGGCGGAGGCGCGACCTCTCAACCGGCTGAGTGCCAGAACATGGAAGACGTGAATAAACACCACAAGGAGGACTAG
- the exoc3l2a gene encoding tumor necrosis factor alpha-induced protein 2 isoform X1, translating to MSGYPAHVCSIYYLLGKNHLLANQMLVNLTFSNLRSDIVFVLQFGQISSATMPILKKLPGRSKSCNDFPRVNGELILPRLDLNDLNDLKDLKDMNRNLNPFEDVDLYEGERHSGDVGLIMGGNLELRSCRDGEEEENEVNAEKHGAGNPKGKPLRGTLERICGVSPLKTLGKLGKGLRISGRSVWGNNSPHYTPGNSNSLPPEREKRKGLRRSSEGIMTLLRITGRRKEERRESLPCGNLSTDSEAEASRRPSFLRMVSMGKLKRESMSDKASQEAEEETEEEEPAVKTREPLSVLEILQLVNHRDLLLADTHIQELERECELLSILPTAAASTLTPTLSPSTPTGMTPFSSSPFDDALSTNASLDSGRRKVKDVELLYEALQREMWDVVRESLRQPSAGPNLGLVVLVIQQEEHADAAWALREETKPEREPPRIQPSQRPRRLKIKWRQAVMEAADWSLPQQADTQAGQLASYLERLRSRMVDDLDAARRNAVSIYPEEFAAFHVYVDSYHRAVAKRLRTMTRGPLQITDVYSLLDWFYNIYNRDVLGTIGTTAPINYASLEPILPQDTVERLEQDCITIVREKVTIDLIQVLDEEERRWAQTMHIEEYQSHLARSVIQRLKVDLDRSTSVNQCLGARVARCSLFGLADFLYNFQRKAEIFHDTQAEFGDRGDGYVARTIALVNCCPPLRSLVERCRQCDSQGSEETAQRANSSLDRIINQSVRVLTDRLFEHIRPFFDKLVRRKWLNNTEAFEAIEASIKQHFKKFRRMDSPPYQTLVGEVHRRVLVEYVRAIMRGRVICTSSKMRKRIAFRLQDEAKQLKGLFKDLDSSSSWLDSIVCHLADIILLEDTPSIQMEVAVLVKEFPDIRKKHVSTLLNIRGMMRQAERQEILNIVKDFECRSALVCRDRALFSDIPITSEVHCISLGLLRFAMTISNWFSEHRPRRSHGASGGGATSQPAECQNMEDVNKHHKED from the exons ATGTCTGGATATCCTGCTCATGTATGCTCTATATACTATCTGCTGGGGAAAAATCATTTATTGGCTAATCAGATGCTCGTAAATTTGACCTTTTCTAACTTAAGATCTGACATTgtctttgttttgcagtttgGTCAAATCTCAAGTGCAACCATGCCCATTCTGAAGAAGCTCCCGGGAAGGTCCAAGAGCTGCAATGACTTCCCCAGAGTGAACGGTGAACTGATCCTGCCCCGGCTGGACTTGAATGATCTCAATGATCTGAAGGATCTGAAGGACATGAACAGGAACTTAAACCCCTTTGAGGACGTGGACCTGTACGAGGGCGAGAGGCACAGCGGCGACGTGGGTCTCATCATGGGGGGCAACCTCGAGCTCAGGTCCTGCCGCgacggagaagaggaggagaacgaggTGAACGCAGAGAAGCACGGGGCCGGGAACCCCAAAGGGAAACCCCTCAGGGGGACCCTGGAGCGCATCTGTGGAGTGTCGCCCCTCAAAACCCTTGGAAAGCTGGGCAAGGGGCTGCGCATATCGGGACGCAGCGTATGGGGGAACAACTCTCCCCACTACACCCCTGGAAACTCAAACAGTCTCCCaccagagagggagaaaaggaaaGGACTACGCAGGAGCTCCGAAGGAATTATGACCCTGCTCCG GATTACAGGTCGACGCAAGGAGGAACGCAGAGAAAGCCTGCCCTGCGGGAACCTGAGCACAGACAGTGAGGCGGAGGCCTCCAGACGGCCCTCCTTCCTCAGGATGGTCAGTATGGGCAAGCTGAAGAGGGAGTCCATGTCAGACAAGGCGTCCCAGGAGGCcgaggaggaaacagaggaggaggagccggcggTCAAAACCAGAGAGCCTCTCTCAG TGCTGGAGATCCTTCAGTTGGTCAATCACAGAGACCTTCTCCTGgccgacacacacattcaggagCTGGAACGAGAATGTGAGCTGCTTTCCATCCTTCCGACCGCAGCCGCTTCAACCCTTACTCCTACCCTTAGTCCCAGCACGCCTACCGGTATGACCCCCTTTTCATCCTCACCCTTCGATGACGCCCTCAGCACCAATGCATCATTGGACTCAGGCCGGCGGAAGGTTAAGGACGTGGAGCTCCTGTACGAGGCCCTGCAGAGGGAGATGTGGGACGTAGTGCGGGAGTCCCTCCGCCAGCCTAGCGCTGGGCCCAACCTCgggctggtggtgctggtgatCCAGCAGGAGGAGCATGCCGATGCAGCCTGGGCCTTGAGAGAGGAGACCAAACCAGAGAGGGAGCCCCCCCGGATCCAGCCCAGCCAGCGTCCCCGGCGACTCAAGATAAAGTGGAGGCAGGCTGTGATGGAGGCGGCGGACTGGAGCCTACCGCAACAGGCCGACACCCAGGCGGGCCAGCTGGCCTCGTACCTGGAGCGCCTGAGGAGTCGGATGGTGGACGACCTGGATGCAGCGAGGAGGAATGCCGTGTCCATTTACCCCGAGGAGTTTGCTGCCTTCCATGTGTACGTGGACAGTTACCATCGAGCCGTTGCCAAGCGTCTAAGGACCATGACCAGGGGGCCGCTGCAGATCACAGACGTCTACTCTTTACTGGACTGGTtctacaacatctacaacaG GGATGTCCTCGGAACCATCGGCACAACCGCACCCATCAACTACGCTTCACTGGAGCCCATTCTGCCCCAAGACACAGTGGAGCGTCTGGAACAAGACTGCATCACTATCGTCAGG GAGAAGGTGACCATAGATCTGATTCAGGTtctggatgaagaggagaggcgaTGGGCCCAGACCATGCACATAGAGGAGTATCAGTCCCACCTAGCACGCTCAGTCATCCAG AGGTTGAAGGTGGACCTGGACAGATCTACATCTGTCAACCAGTGTCTAGGGGCAAGAGTGGCTCGCTGCAGTCTCTTTGGACTGGCTGACTTTCTCTACAA TTTCCAGAGGAAGGCGGAGATATTTCATGATACTCAGGCAGAATTTGGAGACAGAGGGGACGGATATGTCGCCAGGACCATAGCTCTAGTAAACTGCTGCCCTCCTCTCAG ATCCCTAGTGGAGCGCTGCCGGCAGTGTGACTCACAGGGCAGTGAGGAGACGGCGCAGAGAGCCAACTCCTCCCTAGACAGGATCATCAACCAGTCAGTGAGGGTGTTGACTGACAGACTGTTTGAACACATCAGG CCTTTCTTTGACAAACTGGTAAGGAGAAAATGGCTGAACAACACAGAGGCCTTTGAGGCCATTGAAGCCAGCATTAAACAACACTTCAAGAAGTTCAGAAGGATGGACTCCCCACCTTATCAG ACCCTCGTGGGAGAGGTGCATCGGCGGGTCTTGGTGGAGTACGTCCGAGCCATCATGAGGGGACGAGTCATTTGCACATCCTCCAAGATGAGAAAGAGGATTGCTTTCCGCCTGCAAGATGAGGCCAAACAGCTGAAAGGACTCTTTAAGGACCTG GACTCAAGTTCCTCCTGGTTAGACAGCATCGTCTGCCACCTAGCTGACATCATTCTCCTGGAGGACACTCCGTCCATCCAGATGGAGGTTGCCGTCCTGGTGAAAGAGTTTCCAGATATACG GAAGAAGCACGTCTCCACCCTACTGAATATAAGAGGGATGATGCGGCAGGCTGAGCGCCAGGAGATCCTCAACATCGTCAAAGACTTTGAGTGCCGCAGCGCCCTGGTGTGCCGGGATCGCGCCCTCTTCTCTGACATCCCCATCACCTCGGAGGTGCACTGCATAAGCTTGGGCCTCCTCCGCTTCGCCATGACCATCTCCAACTGGTTCTCAGAGCACCGTCCCAGGCGTAGCCACGGGGCGAGTGGCGGAGGCGCGACCTCTCAACCGGCTGAGTGCCAGAACATGGAAGACGTGAATAAACACCACAAGGAGGACTAG
- the exoc3l2a gene encoding tumor necrosis factor alpha-induced protein 2 isoform X2 has protein sequence MQHTPQTWQPAQPSTLQDDTVLKTLQVQSPRFGQISSATMPILKKLPGRSKSCNDFPRVNGELILPRLDLNDLNDLKDLKDMNRNLNPFEDVDLYEGERHSGDVGLIMGGNLELRSCRDGEEEENEVNAEKHGAGNPKGKPLRGTLERICGVSPLKTLGKLGKGLRISGRSVWGNNSPHYTPGNSNSLPPEREKRKGLRRSSEGIMTLLRITGRRKEERRESLPCGNLSTDSEAEASRRPSFLRMVSMGKLKRESMSDKASQEAEEETEEEEPAVKTREPLSVLEILQLVNHRDLLLADTHIQELERECELLSILPTAAASTLTPTLSPSTPTGMTPFSSSPFDDALSTNASLDSGRRKVKDVELLYEALQREMWDVVRESLRQPSAGPNLGLVVLVIQQEEHADAAWALREETKPEREPPRIQPSQRPRRLKIKWRQAVMEAADWSLPQQADTQAGQLASYLERLRSRMVDDLDAARRNAVSIYPEEFAAFHVYVDSYHRAVAKRLRTMTRGPLQITDVYSLLDWFYNIYNRDVLGTIGTTAPINYASLEPILPQDTVERLEQDCITIVREKVTIDLIQVLDEEERRWAQTMHIEEYQSHLARSVIQRLKVDLDRSTSVNQCLGARVARCSLFGLADFLYNFQRKAEIFHDTQAEFGDRGDGYVARTIALVNCCPPLRSLVERCRQCDSQGSEETAQRANSSLDRIINQSVRVLTDRLFEHIRPFFDKLVRRKWLNNTEAFEAIEASIKQHFKKFRRMDSPPYQTLVGEVHRRVLVEYVRAIMRGRVICTSSKMRKRIAFRLQDEAKQLKGLFKDLDSSSSWLDSIVCHLADIILLEDTPSIQMEVAVLVKEFPDIRKKHVSTLLNIRGMMRQAERQEILNIVKDFECRSALVCRDRALFSDIPITSEVHCISLGLLRFAMTISNWFSEHRPRRSHGASGGGATSQPAECQNMEDVNKHHKED, from the exons atgcaaCACACTCCACAGACCTGGCAGCCCGCACAGCCCAGCACACTCCAGGATGACACCGTGCTGAAAACACTGCAAGTTCAATCTCCTCGG tttgGTCAAATCTCAAGTGCAACCATGCCCATTCTGAAGAAGCTCCCGGGAAGGTCCAAGAGCTGCAATGACTTCCCCAGAGTGAACGGTGAACTGATCCTGCCCCGGCTGGACTTGAATGATCTCAATGATCTGAAGGATCTGAAGGACATGAACAGGAACTTAAACCCCTTTGAGGACGTGGACCTGTACGAGGGCGAGAGGCACAGCGGCGACGTGGGTCTCATCATGGGGGGCAACCTCGAGCTCAGGTCCTGCCGCgacggagaagaggaggagaacgaggTGAACGCAGAGAAGCACGGGGCCGGGAACCCCAAAGGGAAACCCCTCAGGGGGACCCTGGAGCGCATCTGTGGAGTGTCGCCCCTCAAAACCCTTGGAAAGCTGGGCAAGGGGCTGCGCATATCGGGACGCAGCGTATGGGGGAACAACTCTCCCCACTACACCCCTGGAAACTCAAACAGTCTCCCaccagagagggagaaaaggaaaGGACTACGCAGGAGCTCCGAAGGAATTATGACCCTGCTCCG GATTACAGGTCGACGCAAGGAGGAACGCAGAGAAAGCCTGCCCTGCGGGAACCTGAGCACAGACAGTGAGGCGGAGGCCTCCAGACGGCCCTCCTTCCTCAGGATGGTCAGTATGGGCAAGCTGAAGAGGGAGTCCATGTCAGACAAGGCGTCCCAGGAGGCcgaggaggaaacagaggaggaggagccggcggTCAAAACCAGAGAGCCTCTCTCAG TGCTGGAGATCCTTCAGTTGGTCAATCACAGAGACCTTCTCCTGgccgacacacacattcaggagCTGGAACGAGAATGTGAGCTGCTTTCCATCCTTCCGACCGCAGCCGCTTCAACCCTTACTCCTACCCTTAGTCCCAGCACGCCTACCGGTATGACCCCCTTTTCATCCTCACCCTTCGATGACGCCCTCAGCACCAATGCATCATTGGACTCAGGCCGGCGGAAGGTTAAGGACGTGGAGCTCCTGTACGAGGCCCTGCAGAGGGAGATGTGGGACGTAGTGCGGGAGTCCCTCCGCCAGCCTAGCGCTGGGCCCAACCTCgggctggtggtgctggtgatCCAGCAGGAGGAGCATGCCGATGCAGCCTGGGCCTTGAGAGAGGAGACCAAACCAGAGAGGGAGCCCCCCCGGATCCAGCCCAGCCAGCGTCCCCGGCGACTCAAGATAAAGTGGAGGCAGGCTGTGATGGAGGCGGCGGACTGGAGCCTACCGCAACAGGCCGACACCCAGGCGGGCCAGCTGGCCTCGTACCTGGAGCGCCTGAGGAGTCGGATGGTGGACGACCTGGATGCAGCGAGGAGGAATGCCGTGTCCATTTACCCCGAGGAGTTTGCTGCCTTCCATGTGTACGTGGACAGTTACCATCGAGCCGTTGCCAAGCGTCTAAGGACCATGACCAGGGGGCCGCTGCAGATCACAGACGTCTACTCTTTACTGGACTGGTtctacaacatctacaacaG GGATGTCCTCGGAACCATCGGCACAACCGCACCCATCAACTACGCTTCACTGGAGCCCATTCTGCCCCAAGACACAGTGGAGCGTCTGGAACAAGACTGCATCACTATCGTCAGG GAGAAGGTGACCATAGATCTGATTCAGGTtctggatgaagaggagaggcgaTGGGCCCAGACCATGCACATAGAGGAGTATCAGTCCCACCTAGCACGCTCAGTCATCCAG AGGTTGAAGGTGGACCTGGACAGATCTACATCTGTCAACCAGTGTCTAGGGGCAAGAGTGGCTCGCTGCAGTCTCTTTGGACTGGCTGACTTTCTCTACAA TTTCCAGAGGAAGGCGGAGATATTTCATGATACTCAGGCAGAATTTGGAGACAGAGGGGACGGATATGTCGCCAGGACCATAGCTCTAGTAAACTGCTGCCCTCCTCTCAG ATCCCTAGTGGAGCGCTGCCGGCAGTGTGACTCACAGGGCAGTGAGGAGACGGCGCAGAGAGCCAACTCCTCCCTAGACAGGATCATCAACCAGTCAGTGAGGGTGTTGACTGACAGACTGTTTGAACACATCAGG CCTTTCTTTGACAAACTGGTAAGGAGAAAATGGCTGAACAACACAGAGGCCTTTGAGGCCATTGAAGCCAGCATTAAACAACACTTCAAGAAGTTCAGAAGGATGGACTCCCCACCTTATCAG ACCCTCGTGGGAGAGGTGCATCGGCGGGTCTTGGTGGAGTACGTCCGAGCCATCATGAGGGGACGAGTCATTTGCACATCCTCCAAGATGAGAAAGAGGATTGCTTTCCGCCTGCAAGATGAGGCCAAACAGCTGAAAGGACTCTTTAAGGACCTG GACTCAAGTTCCTCCTGGTTAGACAGCATCGTCTGCCACCTAGCTGACATCATTCTCCTGGAGGACACTCCGTCCATCCAGATGGAGGTTGCCGTCCTGGTGAAAGAGTTTCCAGATATACG GAAGAAGCACGTCTCCACCCTACTGAATATAAGAGGGATGATGCGGCAGGCTGAGCGCCAGGAGATCCTCAACATCGTCAAAGACTTTGAGTGCCGCAGCGCCCTGGTGTGCCGGGATCGCGCCCTCTTCTCTGACATCCCCATCACCTCGGAGGTGCACTGCATAAGCTTGGGCCTCCTCCGCTTCGCCATGACCATCTCCAACTGGTTCTCAGAGCACCGTCCCAGGCGTAGCCACGGGGCGAGTGGCGGAGGCGCGACCTCTCAACCGGCTGAGTGCCAGAACATGGAAGACGTGAATAAACACCACAAGGAGGACTAG
- the ppp1r14aa gene encoding protein phosphatase 1, regulatory (inhibitor) subunit 14Aa: MAADLKGATREETGLCPSHGGPIPKRHARVTVKYNRKELQRRLDLEKWIEESLDRLYSGQEGDMPDEVNIDDLIDLPNDEERVQKLQELLQRCSSNTETFTRELVAKLEGVHKQDELQSEGIEHPVICHSHPRHEPYHFNNPQHSHHARGQNQTL, encoded by the exons ATGGCAGCCGATCTGAAGGGAGCAACGCGCGAGGAAACGGGCTTGTGTCCGAGCCACGGCGGCCCCATCCCGAAGAGGCACGCCCGGGTTACCGTGAAGTACAACCGGAAGGAGCTGCAGAGGCGGCTGGACTTGGAGAAGTGGATCGAAGAGAGCCTGGACCGGCTGTACTCGGGTCAG GAAGGGGATATGCCAGATGAGGTGAACATTGATGACTTGATTGACCTGCCTAACGACGAGGAGCGAGTCCAAAAGTTACAG GAGCTCCTTCAAAGGTGCAGTAGCAACACAGAG accTTCACCAGAGAGCTGGTGGCAAAGCTGGAGGGAGTTCACAAGCAGGACGAGCTGCAGAGCGAGGGCATCGAGCATCCGGTCATCTGCCACAGCCACCCTCGCCACGAGCCCTACCACTTCAACAACCCACAACACTCCCACCACGCCCGAGgccagaaccagaccctctga